A stretch of DNA from Nocardioides sp. Arc9.136:
CTCGAGGTCGGGCACAGTCGTCACGAGGAACCTTTCAAAGGATGGGGAGAGACCGCTCACACCGGGGGAGCGATCAGGCTCGGGCGTTTCCGAGCCTACTGATGTCGGGGGCTAGACTCACACCCGCTCCAACGGGTACCCCGGCCCCGGCCGGATACCCGCTCGGCAACGCTCCCGATCACCCCGAGGACCCCGTGACCTACGTCGGCCAGTCGGCCACCGCCTCCGAGCGGCACGAGTCCGGCGAGCCGACCCCGAAGGCGTCGGTGCGCGACGTCGTCGCGGCGTACGTCGGGCTCACCAAGCCCCGCGTCATCGAGCTGCTCCTGCTCACGACCGTGCCGGTGATGTTCTTCGCCGACCGGGGCATCCCCGAGCTCGGCCTGGTCCTCGCCACGGTCGTCGGCGGGACCTTCTCCGCGGGCTCGGCGTCGGTCTTCAACTGCGTCTACGACCGCGACATCGACGAGCAGATGCGTCGTACCCGCCGTCGCGCGCTGCCCCGGCACATCGTGTCGCCCGCGGCCGCCCTGGTCTTCGGCGCGGTGCTCGCGGTGCTCTCGACCGTGATCCTCGCCGTCTGGGTCAACCCGCTCTCGGCGGCGCTCTCGCTGGGCGCCAACGCCTTCTACGTCTTCGTCTACACCATGCTGCTCAAGCGGCGCACGACCCAGAACATCGTCTGGGGCGGCCTCGCCGGCTGCTTCCCGGCGCTCATCGGCTGGACCGCGGTCACCGGCGAGCTGTCGTGGGTGCCGGTCGTGCTGTTCATGGTCGTCTTCTTCTGGACGCCGCCGCACACCTGGGCGCTCGCGCTGCGCTACCGCGAGGACTACGCGAACGTCGACGTGCCGATGCTGCCGGTCGTGAAGCCGGCCCACGAGGTCGCCAGGCAGATCGTGGTCTACAGCTGGGTCATGGTGGCCACCTCGCTGCTGCTGTGGCCGGTGGCCGGGACCGGCGCGGCGTACCCCGTCGCCGCGGGCGTCCTCGGTGCGGTCTTCCTCCTCGAGGCCCACCGGATGCTCGTCCGCACCCGCGGCACCGAGGACCTCACCGCGATCCAGCCGATGCGGCTGTTCCACTCCTCGAACCTCTACCTCTCGCTGCTCTTCGTCGCGGTCGCGCTCGACCCGCTGCTCTCGCGCTGAGCGCCGGTTCTCGGCGGGGCCGCTGCAGGAGTCCCCGGTCCACCGGGGACTCCCTCGCTTCCCGGGGTAGATCTGCCCCGGGAAGCGACAGACTGCCCCGGCAAGCGCCCGACGTGCTCCAGGACGGGCTCAGCGGCCGGACGCCCACTCCTCGCGCAGCACCGAGTAGACGTACAGGTCGTGGTGGGCGCCCTCGCGCCACTGCGCGCCCCGCGCGACGCCCTCCTGGCGGAAGCCGGCCTTCTCGAGGGACCGCTGCTCGGCGAGGTTCTCCCGGTCGGTGTGGGCCTCGACGCGGTTGACCGTCGTGTGCAGGAAGAACAGGTCGGCGAGCTGCCGCTGCGCCTCGGTGCCGATGCCCCGGCCCCGGGCCGACGCAGCGAGCCAGATGCCGATCATCGGGCTGCGGGACGCTTCGTTCGGGCCCCAGCGCAGCTGCACCCAGCTGAGGCTGCCGACGACGTCCTCGCCCTCGACCACGGCGAGGCCGCCGAGGTCGGCCGTCAGCGAGGGGTCGTACGGCGCGGTGCGCGGGTTGCGGGGCCCGAAGTCCTCGTACGGCGTGTCGCTCCCGGTCAGGTGGGGCAGGTCCGCCTCGGTGACGGGGCGCAGGCGCACGGGCATGGCGACAACCTAGCGACGCCGGGCGGGCGCGCCGGGTGCAGGAGTCACCGGTTCACCGGGGACCCCTGCACGGGACGAGGCTCGTCCGCCCCCGGCGCGTCCACCCCCGGCACGTCAGGCCGGGAATCGGCCTCGAGCGGCGCCACGAGCACGCGCTGGATGGTGGCGCGCGGGTGGCGGACGGTGAGCAGGGCCCAGGTGAGGGCGGCGGAGGTCAGGGCGGCGCCGAGGAGGTGGAAGCCGACGAGGACGACCGGGAGGTCGGTGAAGTACTGGACGAAGCCGATGGTGCCCTGGCCCAGCTCGACGGCGAGCAGGATCCACGCGGCCCGCACCGCCTGGGCGGGGGCGCCGGTGGCCCGCAGGGCGAGCAGCAGGCCGACGGTGAGGCCGAGGAGGAGGAAGACCGCGTCGGCGTGCAGCTGGCTGACCTGGAGCGGGTCCAGGCCGGTGCGCTTGGAGTCCGCGTCGCCGGCGTGCGGACCGGAGCCGGTGACGATCGTGCCGATGTAGAGCACGGCCCAGCCGGCGAGGAACGTCGCCCAGGCGAGACCGACCAGCCCGCCGCGGACCGGCGCGCCGACCGGGGCGTCGGCGACCTGCAGGAACCGCACGGAGAGGCCGATGATCGCCAGCGAGCAGACCAGGTGGAGGGACACGATCCACGGGTTGAGGTCGGTCAGCACCGTGATGCCGCCGATGACGGCCTGGGCGGGGATGCCCAGCGCCAGCAACGTGGCCAGCCGGAGCAGGTCGCTGCGGCGGCTGCGCCAGGCGGCGAGGAACGTCGCGATCGCGATGGCGACGAGGACGAAGGTCAGCATCCGGTTGCCGAACTCGATCGCCGAGTGCAGGTTCAGCGCGCCGTGCGGGGTGTAGGACTCGTCGGTGCAGCGCGGCCAGGTGGGGCAGCCCAGCCCGGAGCCGGTCAGCCGGACGGCGCCGCCGGTGACGACGAGGACGATGTTGGCGACCAGGGTCGCCCAGCCCATCGGACGCACCCATCGGGTCGCGGCCTCGGTGGTCGGTCGCACTGCTCTCACTCCCACTTGAACGTACGGGCGGTCAGCACCGTGCCGACCACCGCCCACCCGGCGAGGGTGAGGAGCGCCACGGGGGCGACGACGCCGTCGATCAGCGCGTCGC
This window harbors:
- a CDS encoding heme o synthase, whose protein sequence is MTYVGQSATASERHESGEPTPKASVRDVVAAYVGLTKPRVIELLLLTTVPVMFFADRGIPELGLVLATVVGGTFSAGSASVFNCVYDRDIDEQMRRTRRRALPRHIVSPAAALVFGAVLAVLSTVILAVWVNPLSAALSLGANAFYVFVYTMLLKRRTTQNIVWGGLAGCFPALIGWTAVTGELSWVPVVLFMVVFFWTPPHTWALALRYREDYANVDVPMLPVVKPAHEVARQIVVYSWVMVATSLLLWPVAGTGAAYPVAAGVLGAVFLLEAHRMLVRTRGTEDLTAIQPMRLFHSSNLYLSLLFVAVALDPLLSR
- a CDS encoding GNAT family N-acetyltransferase, whose product is MPVRLRPVTEADLPHLTGSDTPYEDFGPRNPRTAPYDPSLTADLGGLAVVEGEDVVGSLSWVQLRWGPNEASRSPMIGIWLAASARGRGIGTEAQRQLADLFFLHTTVNRVEAHTDRENLAEQRSLEKAGFRQEGVARGAQWREGAHHDLYVYSVLREEWASGR
- a CDS encoding heme A synthase gives rise to the protein MGWATLVANIVLVVTGGAVRLTGSGLGCPTWPRCTDESYTPHGALNLHSAIEFGNRMLTFVLVAIAIATFLAAWRSRRSDLLRLATLLALGIPAQAVIGGITVLTDLNPWIVSLHLVCSLAIIGLSVRFLQVADAPVGAPVRGGLVGLAWATFLAGWAVLYIGTIVTGSGPHAGDADSKRTGLDPLQVSQLHADAVFLLLGLTVGLLLALRATGAPAQAVRAAWILLAVELGQGTIGFVQYFTDLPVVLVGFHLLGAALTSAALTWALLTVRHPRATIQRVLVAPLEADSRPDVPGVDAPGADEPRPVQGSPVNR